A single region of the Thermodesulfobacteriota bacterium genome encodes:
- a CDS encoding four helix bundle protein, with protein MSFKRFEDIIAWQKARELTKRVYALTRNGDFARDYGLTDQIRRAAVSVMSNISEGYERGTKEEFIHFLYIAKGSCGEVRAQLYAALDQDYITEGDFEDISSLAVETSRLIYHLIEYLKGTNIRGAKFKKPPVKNFREEVQDLLSEYSKKE; from the coding sequence ATGAGTTTTAAGCGCTTTGAGGACATTATAGCCTGGCAGAAGGCCCGGGAGCTGACGAAGAGGGTCTATGCGCTTACAAGAAACGGAGATTTTGCAAGGGACTACGGCCTCACTGATCAGATCCGCCGGGCCGCAGTTTCCGTGATGTCCAACATAAGCGAAGGATACGAACGGGGAACGAAGGAAGAATTCATACATTTCTTGTATATAGCTAAAGGATCATGCGGCGAGGTGCGTGCCCAGCTTTATGCGGCGCTGGATCAGGACTATATTACAGAAGGGGATTTTGAGGATATTTCGTCACTGGCCGTTGAGACTTCCCGGCTCATCTATCATCTTATTGAGTATCTGAAAGGCACAAATATAAGGGGCGCCAAATTCAAAAAGCCGCCGGTAAAGAACTTTCGGGAAGAGGTGCAGGATCTCCTGAGTGAATACAGCAAAAAAGAATAG
- a CDS encoding TIGR02710 family CRISPR-associated CARF protein, with protein sequence MTNFEADVEKWKQLLRENPAQAKEFYNASVFPEAIFRFCQKAENLRRHRFVISLVGFSPQPIILFIKAIRPEKVLFLYSDESESMLDIIGQYTGLTLSQIDKSVVDPSDVTDVYKGIKRFVSDKNQGEVFVDITGGKKSMVAGAALAGYILDLTVGYVDYEKYLPDLRQPEPGTEYPNILKNPLTVFGDYEISKAREFFNQGHFARAREIAENLEARIPDVWPARELKDLIEVYKAWDELNFAFALDTIKNFLTRHEYHADKRLLECVRKHLEILTILANPQHPSSSLYLALTFFCVGKRLASRQRYDMAVLLTYRTIEQTLSMFLQESGIDSSAPVYPPKCTREAYNQKLREVYEKQYYEKDLPTKLALMDQAIVLSLLDHKIVSRLDLNKLKGIVELRNSCIFAHGTKTMIEEDWSKFRRIAAKLLAEALKIRGGGDQDLSTYEENFAFPHLP encoded by the coding sequence ATGACGAATTTTGAAGCGGATGTCGAAAAATGGAAACAACTCCTCCGGGAGAATCCGGCCCAGGCAAAGGAGTTTTATAATGCCAGCGTCTTTCCGGAGGCCATCTTCCGTTTTTGTCAAAAAGCTGAGAATCTTCGGCGACACCGGTTCGTCATTTCGCTTGTGGGTTTTTCGCCGCAACCCATTATTCTTTTCATCAAGGCCATTCGCCCTGAGAAAGTTTTGTTTCTGTATTCCGACGAATCAGAGAGCATGCTCGACATTATAGGGCAGTATACCGGGTTAACACTGTCCCAGATTGACAAATCGGTAGTGGATCCTTCTGATGTGACTGACGTGTACAAAGGGATCAAGCGATTTGTATCCGACAAGAACCAGGGAGAGGTTTTCGTAGATATCACCGGCGGTAAGAAGTCGATGGTGGCAGGGGCTGCATTGGCTGGATATATCCTCGATCTCACAGTAGGCTACGTGGACTATGAGAAATATCTGCCCGATCTGCGCCAGCCTGAACCAGGAACGGAATATCCTAATATCTTGAAAAACCCACTCACTGTTTTTGGTGATTATGAGATATCTAAGGCGCGCGAGTTTTTTAACCAGGGTCATTTTGCCCGTGCCCGGGAGATTGCCGAGAATTTAGAAGCGAGGATACCTGACGTCTGGCCAGCGAGGGAATTGAAAGACCTAATAGAGGTTTATAAAGCATGGGATGAATTAAACTTTGCCTTCGCTCTTGATACAATAAAGAATTTCCTAACACGTCACGAATATCATGCCGACAAACGTCTTCTGGAATGTGTCCGTAAGCACCTTGAGATATTAACCATTCTTGCCAATCCCCAACATCCCTCTAGTTCTCTATACTTGGCATTAACGTTTTTCTGCGTTGGTAAGCGCCTTGCTTCCAGACAACGTTACGACATGGCTGTTTTGTTGACGTACCGGACTATTGAACAGACACTTTCCATGTTTTTGCAGGAGTCGGGAATCGACTCTTCTGCACCGGTGTATCCGCCTAAATGCACCCGCGAAGCTTACAATCAAAAGCTCAGAGAGGTGTACGAAAAACAATATTACGAGAAGGACCTTCCCACAAAATTAGCACTCATGGATCAAGCTATCGTGCTGAGCCTTTTAGATCATAAGATAGTTAGCAGGCTTGACCTCAATAAACTTAAAGGCATTGTGGAACTGAGAAACTCTTGTATTTTTGCCCACGGTACGAAAACTATGATCGAGGAAGACTGGAGTAAATTCAGGAGGATAGCTGCCAAACTTTTGGCAGAAGCCCTCAAAATAAGGGGCGGGGGCGATCAAGACCTCTCCACCTACGAAGAAAATTTTGCATTCCCTCATTTGCCCTGA
- the csm5 gene encoding type III-A CRISPR-associated RAMP protein Csm5, producing the protein MVNVLNVRLHIVSPVHIGCGDVYEPTSFVIDERRQKLIEFDPIDFIRSLSATDRERFTAICMEGTISSIVDLYRFVSGRPIKGREVEIASGLPAHYKEMRALNSRNEAYVKREINQFTISRTAFNPYTKLAYIPGSSLKGALRTAYLSKLAKDAGIREWGKTRGAKAAELEKILLGGTFASDPFRMVKSSDLLPVRSATAKVVYAVNKKKKMSKFEARGPFQIVEAITDGTRFEGVINIQEPERLAGIKKPITAEGLLKAVHDFYMPLMIQESKITDEVGTGNPVAKMIDEEFRDRLGKSAFLVRIGRHSGAEAVTIEGNRNIKIMQGGGAPDKYLDHATTIWLASETSKPTVNSGLVPFGWAVLEVVDKLTESAAGRETDAEHHHLNSPALERASIADVHEATLPETDPADSLMKKLLRDVARCRGPQDKHVLVRAFDEAKALPPAKRLEFLQKVEESLPAAMKANAKIKAFLQEQRQAFEAAQ; encoded by the coding sequence TCCCTTTCGGCTACAGACAGGGAGAGATTTACCGCGATTTGCATGGAAGGAACTATTTCGTCCATTGTTGATCTCTATCGCTTTGTCTCCGGCAGGCCAATTAAGGGGAGAGAGGTCGAGATAGCCTCCGGTTTGCCGGCACATTACAAGGAAATGCGTGCGCTCAATTCCAGAAACGAGGCATATGTCAAGCGAGAGATCAATCAGTTCACCATAAGCAGGACGGCGTTCAATCCCTATACCAAACTGGCCTATATACCCGGTTCCTCTCTGAAGGGCGCCTTGAGGACTGCGTACCTGAGCAAACTGGCGAAAGATGCCGGTATCAGGGAGTGGGGAAAAACACGGGGCGCCAAAGCCGCAGAGTTGGAAAAAATACTCCTCGGAGGGACGTTCGCATCGGATCCCTTTAGAATGGTCAAGAGCTCGGATTTATTGCCCGTGCGATCAGCGACAGCAAAGGTAGTCTATGCTGTTAACAAAAAGAAGAAGATGTCCAAATTCGAAGCGCGAGGCCCATTCCAGATCGTAGAAGCAATCACGGATGGGACTAGGTTCGAAGGCGTGATCAATATTCAGGAACCGGAACGACTTGCGGGGATCAAGAAACCGATAACAGCAGAAGGTCTTCTAAAGGCCGTTCATGATTTCTACATGCCCCTGATGATACAGGAAAGCAAAATTACTGACGAAGTCGGCACTGGGAATCCAGTGGCAAAGATGATCGATGAAGAGTTCAGAGACAGGTTGGGGAAATCGGCCTTCTTAGTACGCATTGGCAGACACTCGGGAGCAGAGGCGGTGACCATCGAGGGAAACAGAAACATAAAGATCATGCAGGGAGGAGGTGCTCCAGACAAATATCTCGACCACGCGACGACTATCTGGCTTGCATCGGAAACCAGCAAGCCAACTGTAAACAGCGGGCTGGTCCCGTTCGGGTGGGCAGTACTGGAGGTGGTGGACAAACTAACAGAGTCGGCTGCCGGGAGAGAAACGGATGCTGAACACCATCATCTCAATTCACCGGCGTTGGAGCGGGCAAGTATCGCGGACGTCCACGAGGCGACGTTGCCAGAGACAGATCCCGCAGATTCTCTAATGAAAAAACTTCTGAGAGATGTGGCTCGATGTCGCGGGCCTCAAGACAAGCATGTCTTAGTCCGGGCCTTTGACGAGGCCAAGGCACTGCCACCGGCAAAACGGCTGGAGTTTCTTCAAAAAGTTGAGGAATCGCTTCCTGCTGCGATGAAAGCGAATGCAAAGATAAAGGCTTTTCTGCAGGAACAGCGACAAGCTTTCGAAGCCGCTCAATAG